The region CTGTGATAATTAAAAATGTCCAGTTTCCTATTAGTTTACGCAGGATTTTTTGAGAAAAGAATACCATAGAATAGCTTTTACCGCTTCCTTGAGTATGCCAAAATACACCTAACTTACCTTGGTTTTGTTGAATTTTTTTAACTCCCTCAATGGCACTATTAACCCCTAAAAACTGATGATTTTTAGCTACTATTTTTACTAATGAACCTTTAGCTGTATAGAAAAAGATAAAATTTTCTATCAGGTCTAGAAGTCGCGTTTTGTCACAAGTTCCTTTAATTATTGTGTCTAGAGAAATTATGCCTTCTTCACCTTCACTATTGATTTTCTTCCATTCGCTATAGTATTCCCAGGATGCTGTTAAACTACCGATGCGGCTTTTACTACCATTAGAAAGGATAATGAAGGCGTTGTACCAGAAAAGCTGAGGTATTGTATTGTTTGTTTGTAGTCTTGAAGATTGTTTTTATAGGCTAATTCTAAGCGTTTATGATGTGCCTTCAGTTCAATAAATACTAAGGGTAAACCATTTACAAACCCTATTAAGTCAGCACGTCTAGTATATATTTCTCCTGTCACCCAAAATTGAGAAGCTAGGAAGAAATCATTATTAGTAGGTGTTTCCCAGTCAATAACCTTAACTGTTTCTACCTGTTCTTCATCATTATCATCTTTGAAGCTGACTTTTACCCCAGTTTTTAGTAGTTGGTAAATTTCTTTATTAGCGTTTTCTAATGCTTGTTCTGAGTCGGGGTGAAGGTAGCGCATAGGTGCTGGTGTGATTACGCAGGGTTTTGTATTTATTATGCGCTATTTTTTAATTGGATGGTAGAGACGACCCGATGGGTCGTCTCCTCCATGCAGGTCGTCTAATTGAATTTTCTCACATTGAAATTCGCCGGATGATGTTCATCTTCTTCCCATTTCATAGGATTATTAATAATATATTCTCGAATTTGATTTAGAGCTTCTTCATCACGGATAATATGGTCATGAAATCTACTTTGCCACCGAAAATCTGTATATCCAGCCGCCCAAATTTGTTTGGTGCAAACTGATTTGAATTGACCAATTATTGAACCTAGAGAATTAGATTGTAATCGCGTTTTATCCGTAGAGACGTTCCGATGTGTAGAGACGACCCGCCGGGTCGTCTCTACGAGGGTTTTATCAATAATCACAATACCATGTAGATGATTTGGCATAATTACCCAAGCATCTAATTTAATATTAGGGCGAATTTCTTCTGTTTTTTGCCACTCTACAGCGACAATTTCACTAATGAGATTTAAAACCATTTCCCCATTAATAATTTCTCCAAAAAAAGGGTGTTTATTGTAGGTGCAAATAGTGACGAAATAATAGCCGTTAGATGTATAATCCCACTTTGGACATCTTGCTGATTCAATGCGATATTTATTTTTGTATAGAGTCATGGAAATCAAATTGATGTTGTTATTAATTCTTGGTGTTTACCCCATATTGTAGAGACGACCCGGCGGGTCGTCTCTACGAGTAATGATATCATGCAGCAATGTCTAGAATGTCAATGCCTAGCTTTTCTACGTCTATTTCTCCTGAGATGAGTTTGGGTAAGAGTAGGTCACGGGTAGCGCGGAGGTTTTGGTTTCTTTTAATTAAGTTTTTCTTTAATATGAATAAAGGTTCAACATTTTGGCTAAATTTTTCAAGAATTTCAGCAGATGGAATGACTACAGGTAAACCATGAATATCATTTCTGTTCAGAGTAGGAACAGCAGCACCAGAATTATATTGTTCTAATCTTAAACTTTTGAGTAAATAAAACGCATAAATAGGTGTAACTGTACGAAATTCTTTAACCCATAAAGTAGTATTTAAAGCCCAAAAATCTTCATCAACATACATTACAGTTCCAAGAGAACCACTTCGACCTGTAACTATACCAGGTGCTTTAACTTTAGCTTCATTATGAGTTCCAACAACTCCTGTAGCTGCATAGACTAGAATATTTCCCTCTTGACGCTGTTTACTTGGTAAATCAAAACCTCTTTGAAGAATTAAAGCATCTTCTAACTTTCCTATCCAGCCTTCAGGAATTAAACCTAACTCAGACTCAACCATGTTTACCTGTTCATGACCAGGAAAGCGGAACTTTACAAACCACTCATGGTAGAGAGTTTGCGCCATTTCTTCTAATATTTTGATGCGTCTTGTGTTGTTTTCGATTAAGTCGTCGTAGGCTGATAGAATAGAGCATATTTTCTTTTAGGTAGCAATTGGAGGTAAGGGAACTTCTAAATTAGAAAGTATACCTTGGTTTAAATTAGAAATATTTGTTCCATTTCCTTGTGCAGACAAAGTTTGTCGCATCAAAGATGAACGAAATAAATAAGCATAAAACCTTGGGACTACTTTTTTTGATTTAAACCTAAGCTTTATTGTAAAGGCAGAATGTGCTACTTGTTCCTTAATATCGGCAATAAATAGGCTTCTACCAATTAATTCTCTGTTTCCATTTGACCTCACAAAAATAATGTCATTTTTTTGAAGTAGGTCTTGTTCTTTAATTATTCCTGTAGGCTCAACTTCATCCAAGCTATTAAATGAAGCAATATTGTCGTTTTTAAAATCTTTAACGTTGATCACTTTAATTCCCTTACCAAAATTATCTTTTGTATAGTTAATTCCATTTCTAAATTCTGCCATACTTCCTAAATTTACACTTTCCCAAGCGACACTTTTATTTCTCATAGTGTCTTCTCCAATAACAAAGCAACACTTTCCGCAATTCTTTCTTCTAACTCCCGCGCTTCCACATTCAAAACTTCCAATTCCTCATTTAACTCCTCCAACCTTTCCGCAAAATCAAAATCTTCCACTTCCTTCTCAGCAACCCCCACATAACGACCAGGGTTTAAACTCCAACCCTGTGCTTCTATCTCATTAATAGTTGCTACCTTACACAAACCAGCAACATCAATATATTTACCCTCTGGGAATTTCTCTTGTAGGGAGAATTCATGAATTCTCCCTACCTGTTCATGAATTATCCCTACTTGATGATTATTTTCTACCGCTTCCCCTCTATATAACCTCACAATATTAGCAATAAATTCAATCTGTTCTGGTGTAAATTCTCGATGCGCTCTATCTGTGTATAAATATGTCTAGCATCAATAAATAATACTTTATTCTTGCGATTATGGAGACGTTCCACCGGAACGTCTCTACATTTACCCTTATCAAAAAACCATAAAGTACAGGGTAAAGTCACAGTGTAGAAGAAGTTAGAACCAATAGCGACCATAACATCAACTACACCTAACTGGATTAATTTCTTCCTAATTTCTAACTCTGAACCTCTAGCATCACTAGCAGAGTTAGCCATCACAAACCCTGCTCTCCCGGTTTCATTTAAAGCACTATAAAATAAATTAATCCAGATATAATTAGCATTATCTATTTTGGGTAATCCTAATTCTTGAAACCGGATATCACCCTGCATTTTCTCCTTATCCACCTTATCAACGTTAAATGGTGGATTAGCCATCACAAAATCAAAGAAACCTATAATATCTATATTATCGTGGTTAATTTCATAATAAGTATTACCCTGTTTAATATCTCCTGAAAGTCCATGTACTGCTAAGTTCATCTGACATAAATTAACAGTTTCTCCTACTTTCTCTTGACCATAAATACTAATCTCTTCATTAGGTTTTTTCTTATGTCTTTCTATAAACTTTGCACTTTGGGCAAACATACCACCAGAACCACAAGCAGGGTCATATATCCGCCCGTGATAGGGTTCTAGTATTTCTACAATTAATTTAACTATAGAAGTAGGTGTAAAGAACTCTCCGCCTTTCTGTCCTTCACTCATGGCAAATTTACCAAGGAAGTATTCGTAAATCTTGCCGAAAGCATCTCCTTCTAAATCTTCACCAAAATCAATTTTATTAAACTTTTTCAGTAATTCTATTAATAACTCGTTATCAAGTTTGTTATAATTTTTAGATAAAGCTCCATCTAAATCTGTATTTTCATTTTCTATCGCCTTCATTGCTTGGTTAATAGCTTTACCGAAGTTTTCACTTTCTGGTAATTCTAGTAATTTAGAAAAACGTGCTTCTTCAGGTAAGTACATTACACCCTTAGCCTGAAAATCGGTTTTAGAAATTCCTCTTCTACCGCTTCCCTGGCTTTTTAATTCCTTCTCCGCTTGGGTAAACTTCCAGTCAGCATAACGGAGAAAGATTAAACCTAATACTGGTACAGAATACTCTGATGATTTTAGTTTAGAATTTGCCCTAAGTTCATCAGCAGCATCCCATAAACGTTTTTCTAATTCTGTTGTGTTGGCTGGCATGGAGGAACAGTCATAATAAAACCTTATGAATTATACGGCTATCTGTACCTAAAAATACCTGATTACATATAATTCTTATTCTGGTTACTGAAATTAACTAGTCCTGTTATGCAACTTCCCATATCTAATGAGATACTGGTAGAGTACAGCCAACTTATGCAAGTCGCTAGAATTATTGATTTTTCGTCATTTTAAAAAGCCCGTGACGAGGATTGAACTCGTGACCTCACCCTTACCAAAGTGAATTGATGGTAATTGGTGATTTGTAGAGGGCATTTGTAGCGAAAATCATCCTGTAGGCTACTGGTAGAAAAAAGGTATAGAAGTATTCTTGCATTTATCTCAGTAGGTGCAAGAGATGCAATTACAGGACAGTAAGCTACAAAAAGCATTAGAACGTGCTAACCAGAAATTAGACATCCTTAAAATAGAAGTTGATAAATCTAGGTTGAGAATTAGATGTAGAAAGCGTGATATCAGTTTTTGTAAATACACTCATGCTTCTACCTTGGATGGCTTAGAAGCAACTACAGCGATATGCAAGGAAATAGAGTCAGACTATTACAGAGGTAACTTTGATAATACCTTGGTCAAATATGGGTTAGCAAAGGAAAGCACCCCTAAACTTACAGAAATAATCACACTACCATCTGAACCTAACCTAATGGAGATATGGGAATCATACAAAGCACTAAAACCAGAACCACCTAAAAGTACATACAACAATAGATGGATACCTGTAGATAGATGGTTGAGTGAATGCCCTAGCGAATGTTTAGTGATATCTAACGCAGATAGGCTTTTAGCATGGCTAAGGAGTAAATACAGTGATGGATATATTCACACACCGTTAAGCACTATCAGAACTGCTGTAAATCTATCTATCAAGTTAGGTAAGTTAAAATCTGGTAATCCATTCTCAACACTGCTATCAATACTAGAAGTTGATTCCAGAAGCATACAAATATACTCCAAGAATGAAGCAAAAACAATACTAGAGGCTTTCAAGGATGGAAGATTTGATAAAGATAAATCAGCTTATTCAAGTGCTTTTTATTCTGGATATGTAGAGTTCAGAATCAGAACAGGATGTAGACCTAGTGAAGCAATAGCACTCACTTGGAATGATATTAAGTTCGGGAATGAGAAAGTATCAATCATTTTTAACAAGCGATATTCTAGCGGGCAACTTTTACAGGGTACTAAAAATGGTGTAGATGCTAGAATCTTTCCTTGTAATAAACAGATGATAGAATTCTTGGGATTATTGCCAGAAACACCTAATGATAATAATTTGGTATTCCCTAGTTATGAGGGTACATATATCGACCAACATAATTTTCATAACAGATACTGGAATCCAATAGTAAATAAACTGTTCACTCAAAAGCTGATATCCAAGGAATTAACATTTTATGATTTGAGGCATAGTTTTATCACGTGGATGTTGAGAGATGGAGTAGACATCAAAACTATTGCTACTATTGTTGGTAACAGTCCTGAGACAATCATGAAGTATTACCTTGCTAGTAATGATGACATTGAGTTACCGGAGTTTTAACGTATCATAAAACAAAGAGTATTTTACACAACCAAGCCTAGTTAGATTAAGTTCTGGCTAGAGCTTTTTTGTTGTTATATCTCTCTTGCTTAGGGCAATTGTATAACAATTTGTTATACGATTTGTTATACAAAATCGTATTACAATCTAAAAACCCTCTTAGCCACAGGACTAAGAGGGATATTTTTATAAAACATTTTAGGATTATTCCCGTCGCAAGATATCAGACACTTCACACTCAAGCACTTCACATAATTGATCCAGAAAATCCAAGGGTATAACCTTAATCTTCCCTTGCTCATATCTAGCGTAATTATCCTCAGTCATATCTAACAATCTAGATATGCTTCTCTGTGTATGTCCTTTTGCTTCTCTCAATGATTTGAGATGAATAGTGATTTTTAGCATTTTTCTCATGTATGGGGGTGATCTTGTAATAGACCACTGTATTTATAGTTTCGCTTCAAACCGGATACCATCGCACACAACAAGTATCCTCTTCATCAGGATTTTTGTATCCACTAATTATCCTGAGAAGATAGCAGATGGCATTAATCCTTATACATCTTATTTCGTCACAACAATAATAAAATAGTTCGCCCGTACTCTTTACTTCCTTCTTAATAATGTGATATAAATAAGATAACCAAGGCACAGAGGACATTTGAGCGATTTGATGATCTCTACTCAATAACCAGGATGTTGCGGTGATCATAAAAGCATTATTTGGATCTCAAACCATGCCTAGAGGAATACCTAAAGCCGGAAAGCGTAACCCCGGTGGCGGTAGAAGTAAAAAATATGGTGCTGATACGGTACAAAAATGGATTCCTGTACCTATTGCTGGAAAACTTGATGATTTGTACGCTTTCTTGATTGAGCTAGATATGGAGATTACCCAGTGGGAAGCAACTTGTGAAGCCAAGAAAACATCACCGCGCTACGAACAAGCAAGAAAGCTTGCAGCGTCAATCAGAGAACGTATTGATGGCTTGGGAATTGATATCAAGGGTATTTATGCAAGTAGTGAGGAAGAATAGCCATAAAAGCAAATATCACGCCGTCTGAAGTGATAGCGTGATATTCTAATCTTTAAGTTGTCAAGTTCAAACCATCCCGCCAAGTTTGTTTTTGAACCAGACGCTACAGGAAACAGCGGTACATTTAAATGATTTGTAATGGTTACTAAGTGGTATCTTATCACAGAGCAAACCTTTTACCAATCATCTTTTGAGATTAATAGTAGCTGGTGTTTTATGCCAGTTCTATTACAAATCCTATTACGAATTGTAATACAAATCCTAATAGGATGGACTAATCTTATCATACTAAACCCGCTGTTTCCTATCCACCCAATAGAAAAACGATAGGAAATCAATCATGGCATTAACAATAGATGGCAACGACATCACCACAGCAATCGGCGCTTCTCGTGAATGGGATATCCCTGTCGAATGGATAGAGGCTAACGCGATTAGGGATGAGAAGGAAAAAGCATGGTTGATAGGACACAAAGGCAACAACCCTCAGTTAAGATTCGATGACCCTAAGCCAGATGCTAAAGGTAAGACGCTTAGATATAAGTCTAAATTTGGCAGCAAGCCAGACGCTTTTATTCCATACTGTCCCGACGGTCAACGCTATGACGAAAAGTTTTCAGATGGATTAATTACTGGTGAAAATTCAATAAATGACTTCGCTTTAATCACAGAAGGGGTGAAGAAAGCTATCAAAGGCTGTAGTGAGGATATATATACAATCTCCGTTCCTGGCATCTGGATGGGATTGACTAATGATGATAACGGCAATAAAAAGTTAGTCCCAACACTGCAAGCTGTGTATGACTCTGGACTAAGAAATTTCATCATAGGTTATGATGCTGATTCTATTACCAATTCAAATGTACATAAAGCATCAATCCAATTAGGTTCACATCTAGCCACGATGGGATGTACAGTTAAATTAATAACTGGATTGTGGCAACCCGAACAAGGCAAAGGCATGGATGATTATATTTCCAAAAATGGCATAGAAGCATTTAGGGCAATACTTGAGAAAGCATACACCCTAGATGAATACATTGATAAGTTTGGGGATAAAGCAAAAACTAGAAAACAATCATCTGACAGCAAGAAAAAAACTCACGCAGATATAGTTGCTGAACTATCTGAATATTACGGCAATCGTATCAGACTAAATGAGATGACTAATGATATAGAAAAAGATGGTAAAGAATACTATCTTGATACCGCATTCATTGACATTAGTGAAGAAACTAAGATAGAGGTATCTGATTCGTATGCTGTCAAGTATTTGATAAAGCTTGCTAGAAACAAGGCATACCATCCAGTTATTGAGTACCTAAATTCTGTTAAGGATAAAGCCACAAGTCTAGATACAAAAACAGCATTGTCTGAACTTCACAGAATGCTTAGTGAGATAACAGGTGTAACGGATGAACTAGAGCTAACCTTTATCTCTAAAACCTTGGTAGCTGCTGTCAATAGAGTATTTAGACCTGGTTGTTTCTTTAAACGGGTATGTGTATTTTATGGTAAACAAGACGCGGGTAAATCTAGCTTTTGGAGAGAGTTAGCTGGTGATAAATTCTTTAATAGTTCCTACAAAGGCACTACCGATAAGCATGATTTAATGTCTTTGCATTCAGCATGGATTAACGAGATAGCTGAATTCGATAAGGTATACAGAAAAACAGATGTAGCTAACCTTAAAGCTGTAATTAGTGACCCATTTGATAAAGTTGTATTACCCTATGGTAGAACAACAGTTACGCTACAAAGAAGCTCAATTTTAGTTGCATCTACAAACAAGCAAGATATCCTTTTAGACCCTACAGGTCATACTCGTTTTTGGGTTGTAGCTATACCAGGAAAAATCAATTTTCAATCATTACTTGAATATCGTGATTTGATTTGGGCTTGTGCATACAATCTATTTGAATCTGGATACTCTTATGAGTTATCAGAAGATGAGCAAATAGCTAGTGCTGCTAACAATGAAAAATATACCAGTTTTGACCCATTGTTCGATGCAGTAGAAGATGCTTGTCGGGTAATAGGCTGGGTTAAAGACTCTGAGGAATATGTAACCATGCCTGAGATATATACTTACCTGTACCCTGAATCAGATGGTAAAGCATTAAAACCAGGTGACTGGAAACCAATATCTGATGCTTTGACTAGATTGGGGTACACAAGCGGTCATAAAGTACGCAGAAACGGGAAAACCACCTCTGTGTGGAAATTAAAAAAAGTTGAGGATTTGACGGTAACGACGGTAACAGATGCCGAAAGCCATACAGGACAAGCGTTACCGTTGTGTTACCGACCCGTTACCGTAACCCAACCAACGGTAACAGATACACCAAAAACGTTACCGTCAGATGTTCATGGTAACGCCA is a window of Anabaena sphaerica FACHB-251 DNA encoding:
- a CDS encoding restriction endonuclease subunit S, producing MAQTLYHEWFVKFRFPGHEQVNMVESELGLIPEGWIGKLEDALILQRGFDLPSKQRQEGNILVYAATGVVGTHNEAKVKAPGIVTGRSGSLGTVMYVDEDFWALNTTLWVKEFRTVTPIYAFYLLKSLRLEQYNSGAAVPTLNRNDIHGLPVVIPSAEILEKFSQNVEPLFILKKNLIKRNQNLRATRDLLLPKLISGEIDVEKLGIDILDIAA
- a CDS encoding transposase, whose translation is MTLYKNKYRIESARCPKWDYTSNGYYFVTICTYNKHPFFGEIINGEMVLNLISEIVAVEWQKTEEIRPNIKLDAWVIMPNHLHGIVIIDKTLVETTRRVVSTHRNVSTDKTRLQSNSLGSIIGQFKSVCTKQIWAAGYTDFRWQSRFHDHIIRDEEALNQIREYIINNPMKWEEDEHHPANFNVRKFN
- a CDS encoding helix-turn-helix domain-containing protein codes for the protein MLKITIHLKSLREAKGHTQRSISRLLDMTEDNYARYEQGKIKVIPLDFLDQLCEVLECEVSDILRRE
- a CDS encoding DEAD/DEAH box helicase family protein, producing the protein MPQLFWYNAFIILSNGSKSRIGSLTASWEYYSEWKKINSEGEEGIISLDTIIKGTCDKTRLLDLIENFIFFYTAKGSLVKIVAKNHQFLGVNSAIEGVKKIQQNQGKLGVFWHTQGSGKSYSMVFFSQKILRKLIGNWTFLIITDREDLDDQIYKNFAYAGVVTEPEQEVRAKNAEHLKLLLKEDHRYIFTLIQKFRTDKVKQVARELLEILKREKLVLDWRKRQQTRAGVEVTIKDILDKLPPSYSIEVYEKKCLEVYQHIYENYSERGISIYQIFND
- a CDS encoding VapE domain-containing protein, whose protein sequence is MALTIDGNDITTAIGASREWDIPVEWIEANAIRDEKEKAWLIGHKGNNPQLRFDDPKPDAKGKTLRYKSKFGSKPDAFIPYCPDGQRYDEKFSDGLITGENSINDFALITEGVKKAIKGCSEDIYTISVPGIWMGLTNDDNGNKKLVPTLQAVYDSGLRNFIIGYDADSITNSNVHKASIQLGSHLATMGCTVKLITGLWQPEQGKGMDDYISKNGIEAFRAILEKAYTLDEYIDKFGDKAKTRKQSSDSKKKTHADIVAELSEYYGNRIRLNEMTNDIEKDGKEYYLDTAFIDISEETKIEVSDSYAVKYLIKLARNKAYHPVIEYLNSVKDKATSLDTKTALSELHRMLSEITGVTDELELTFISKTLVAAVNRVFRPGCFFKRVCVFYGKQDAGKSSFWRELAGDKFFNSSYKGTTDKHDLMSLHSAWINEIAEFDKVYRKTDVANLKAVISDPFDKVVLPYGRTTVTLQRSSILVASTNKQDILLDPTGHTRFWVVAIPGKINFQSLLEYRDLIWACAYNLFESGYSYELSEDEQIASAANNEKYTSFDPLFDAVEDACRVIGWVKDSEEYVTMPEIYTYLYPESDGKALKPGDWKPISDALTRLGYTSGHKVRRNGKTTSVWKLKKVEDLTVTTVTDAESHTGQALPLCYRPVTVTQPTVTDTPKTLPSDVHGNATVTPTVTPTGQGLQPSVTAVTAETETFSNVLPNLSPKTSLPNGMTEVGRNPDAGDWVEITSDNLTSPLIKGAKFEVGEVCPGYGVKLIRLKEGTAKKKPEKVTTEPVSYKDVRLVERQQQMVL
- a CDS encoding restriction endonuclease subunit S; amino-acid sequence: MRNKSVAWESVNLGSMAEFRNGINYTKDNFGKGIKVINVKDFKNDNIASFNSLDEVEPTGIIKEQDLLQKNDIIFVRSNGNRELIGRSLFIADIKEQVAHSAFTIKLRFKSKKVVPRFYAYLFRSSLMRQTLSAQGNGTNISNLNQGILSNLEVPLPPIAT
- a CDS encoding type I restriction endonuclease, producing MRYLHPDSEQALENANKEIYQLLKTGVKVSFKDDNDEEQVETVKVIDWETPTNNDFFLASQFWVTGEIYTRRADLIGFVNGLPLVFIELKAHHKRLELAYKNNLQDYKQTIQYLSFSGTTPSLSFLMVVKAASVV
- a CDS encoding tyrosine-type recombinase/integrase; the encoded protein is MQLQDSKLQKALERANQKLDILKIEVDKSRLRIRCRKRDISFCKYTHASTLDGLEATTAICKEIESDYYRGNFDNTLVKYGLAKESTPKLTEIITLPSEPNLMEIWESYKALKPEPPKSTYNNRWIPVDRWLSECPSECLVISNADRLLAWLRSKYSDGYIHTPLSTIRTAVNLSIKLGKLKSGNPFSTLLSILEVDSRSIQIYSKNEAKTILEAFKDGRFDKDKSAYSSAFYSGYVEFRIRTGCRPSEAIALTWNDIKFGNEKVSIIFNKRYSSGQLLQGTKNGVDARIFPCNKQMIEFLGLLPETPNDNNLVFPSYEGTYIDQHNFHNRYWNPIVNKLFTQKLISKELTFYDLRHSFITWMLRDGVDIKTIATIVGNSPETIMKYYLASNDDIELPEF
- a CDS encoding type I restriction-modification system subunit M; translation: MPANTTELEKRLWDAADELRANSKLKSSEYSVPVLGLIFLRYADWKFTQAEKELKSQGSGRRGISKTDFQAKGVMYLPEEARFSKLLELPESENFGKAINQAMKAIENENTDLDGALSKNYNKLDNELLIELLKKFNKIDFGEDLEGDAFGKIYEYFLGKFAMSEGQKGGEFFTPTSIVKLIVEILEPYHGRIYDPACGSGGMFAQSAKFIERHKKKPNEEISIYGQEKVGETVNLCQMNLAVHGLSGDIKQGNTYYEINHDNIDIIGFFDFVMANPPFNVDKVDKEKMQGDIRFQELGLPKIDNANYIWINLFYSALNETGRAGFVMANSASDARGSELEIRKKLIQLGVVDVMVAIGSNFFYTVTLPCTLWFFDKGKCRDVPVERLHNRKNKVLFIDARHIYTQIERIENLHQNRLNLLLIL